The following DNA comes from Sphingopyxis sp. BSN-002.
ACGCCAGCAGCGCCTGTGCGATCAGGATAGCCGCAAGCGTCAGGACGATCAGGCGCCGGCGGGCCGGCTGCGTGTCATGACGCTGCAACCGGGCGAGCAGCAGCGCCGGCAGCGCCAGCCAGGGCAGCGCCAACGCCGGGTCGATCCGCCCGAGCGTCATCTGGCCGCCGAACGACCACGCGAGGATCAGCGCCGTGCCGGCCGCTGCGGCCACGCGGAAGGCCGCTCGCTCCCGCAGGGGCCGCTTCACTGTTTCGATTGGCGCGCCCGGGCGAGTGCCGGATCGGGTTCAAGGTCGGGCACCGTCGAGGCAGGCGCCGACGGTGCGGCGGGCGCCGCCTGCTGCGCCTTGATATCGGTCGCCGCATTCTGATCCTTCGACACCGGCTGGACGCCCAGCTCCTCCAGCGGGGCGCTGCCCGCCTTCGCCGGGTCGCCCGATGCCGCAGCCTGTGCCGCCGCCGCGTCCTGTGCCGCATTTTCGCGGGCGCGATCGCCGATCAGCCCCGCCATGCCGACAAGCAGCAGCACGGTCAGCACCCCGGCAATGCCGATCTGCAGCCGCCGCACCGAATCGTTCGCGGGGGCCGGCGCCGGAGCGGTCGAGGCCGGAATTGCGGGTTTGTTCGTCATGCCGCCAATCCTTTGCTTGCCAGCCATTCGGGATTGTAGAGCGTCGAAAGATAGCGGAATCCGCTGTCGCAGAGAATAGTCGCGATCCGCTTGCCCGGACCCAGCTTTCGCGCCAGCGCCATCGCGCCCGCAACGTTGATCCCCGACGACAGGCCGAGGCAAAGCCCTTCCTCGTCGAGAAGCTGCCGGACGATCGCCAGCCCCTCCTCGTCGGAAATGCGGAATTGCGTGTCGATCGGGGCGCCTTCCAGATTGGCGGTGATACGGTTCTGGCCGATGCCTTCGGCGACGCTCGATCCCTCGGGCTTCAGCTCGCCGCACTGATAATAATTATAGAGTCCCGCGCCGTGCGGATCGGTGAGCGCGACCATGATATCCTGATCCCTGGCCTTGAGGCCGAGGCCGGTTCCCGCGATCGTCCCGCCCGTACCCGCAGCACAGGTGAAGCCGTCGATGCGCCCGTCCATCTGCTCCCAGATCTCTTCGGCGGTACCGAAGATATGCGCCTTGCGGTTGGCGATATTGTCGAACTGGTTCGCCCAGATCGCATTGTCGGTTTCCTCGGCGATACGGCGCGAGGTGTGGACGAAATGGCCCGGGTTGGCGAACGGCGCCGGCGGCACCAGCACCAGTTCGGCACCGAGCGCGCGGATCGTCGCCATTTTCTCCGCACTCTGGTTGTCGGGCATGACGATGATCGTCCGGTAACCGAGCGCATTGGCGACGAGCGCAAGGCCGATGCCGGTGTTGCCGGCGGTGCCCTCGACGATCGTTCCGCCCGGGCGCAGGCTGCCGTTCGCTTCCGCGTCCCGGACGATATAGAGCGCGGCCCGATCCTTCACCGATCCGCCGGGATTGGCATATTCGCACTTGCCCCAGATTTCGCATCCGGTCGCTTCGCTGGGGCCCTTGAGCAGGACGAGCGGCGTGTTGCCGATCAGGTCCAGACTGGTTTTGGCAATGGTCATGCGCCCTGATCTAGGATGCCGCCCCTTGGCCCGCAAGACAGCTTCGCTTGCGCCGCCGATGTTCGGGCTTTGTCGACCAACGGGGCACCAGCGCCGACGAACGGCGGCATTTGCGGCCTGCATGGCTTGTCATTGTGACATTATATCATTACTGCCCGCCTCCGTAGCCCGTCACAACGAACAGGATCTCCCCTCCATGCGTCTGCTTTCCACCGCCGGCTTTACCTTGGCCCTTGTGCTGTCCGCGCCTGCCTTTGCGCAGGACACCGCGCCCCAGACCGGCGATGACGATTATCACACCGACCAGCCGATCGTCGTGACGGCACCCTATGTCCGCAGCCTCGACATTCTCGGCAATGTGTCGGTGATGGAAGGCGAAAAGCTGGCGCAGGATATCCGCGGCCAGATCGGCGATACGCTCGCTTCACAGCCCGGCGTCTCGTCGAGCAGCTTTTCGCCCGGCGCCTCGCGCCCGATCCTGCGCGGCTTTTCGGGCGAGCGCGCTGCCGTGCTCGTCGACGGTCTGAGCGCGATCGACGCCTCGTCGACCTCGGCCGACCATGCCGTGTCGATCGACCCGCTCACCGCCGAACGTATCGAAATCCTGCGCGGACCGTCGGTCCTGCTCTTTTCGAGCCAGGCGGTCGGCGGCGCGGTCAACGTGTTCGACCGCCGCATTCCGCGCAGCGTGCCCGAGAGCCCGTTCCACCTCGATGCGCTGGCAAGCTATGGCACCGCGGCCGACGACAAGAGCGCCGGCGCCTCGATCGACGTGCCGCTCGGCGAACGCTTCGTCGTCCACGCCGACGGCAACTATCGCGATTCGAACAATGTGCGCGTCGGCGGGCTGATCTATGCGCCCGAACTTCGCGCGCACCTGCTCGATCTCGCGTCGGATGCGACCGCGGACGGCGATGCGGACGAGGCCGCCCGGCTGACCGATGCCGCAAACAGCCGCGGCAAGGTACCCAACAGCCAGAGCCGCAGCACGAGTGCGGGCGTGGGCGCCGCCTTCATCGACGATGGCGGCTCGCTCGGCATCAGCTTCGGCTATCTCGAGGATAATTACGGCATCCCGCCGCGCGCGGACATCGACGAGGTGCCGACGATCAAGGCACGCCAGTATCGCTTCGACCTCCGCGGCGAGGTGGAGCTTGGCGACGGCCTGTTCGACAAATTGCGTTTCCGCGGCGCCTATGCCGATTATGCCCACACCGAGTTCGACGACGGCGAGCCCGGCACGCGCTTCACCAATCGCGGTATCGAATTCCGGGCCGAGCTGGCGCAGAACGACCGCGGCGGCTGGCGCGGCGCGAGCGGTGTCCAGTACAGTTTCCGTGACTTTGCGGCGATCGGCGACGAGGCGTTCCTGCCCGCCAACGAAACCACACGCCTCGCGGCCTTCACGCTTCAGGAACTCGAACGCGGTCCCGTCACCCTCGAAGGCGCGCTGCGGCTCGAAAAGTCGCAGGTGACGGCGAACAGCATCGGCTTCGACCGCTCCTTCACCAGCTTTTCTGGCGCCGGCGGTCTCAGCTACCAGCTTGCAGACGGCCTGAAAGCGAGCTTCTCCGTCTCGCGCAGCGAACGGGCGCCTTCGGCGGAAGAGCTGCTCTCGGACGGCCCGCACGCCGCGACGCTGACCTATGAACGCGGCAATCCGGATTTCGACAAGGAAACGAGCTGGGGCGGCGAAGCCTCGCTGAAATTCAATCGCGACGGCTGGTCGGCGGGGATCACCGGCTATGCCAGCTGGTTCGACAATTTCATCTATGAAACCGACACCGGCCTGATCGCCGATGATCTGCCGCTGTTCGAATTCCGCCAGAACAAGGCCCGCACCTGGGGCTTCGAGTTCGAGGGCGCAGCACCGATCGCGCAGGTCGGCGGCTTCCACATCGCCGCCGACGCGACCGCCGACATGACGCGCGCGAAAATCGTCGATGGCCCCTATGTGCCGCGGATTCCTCCGCTCCGTATCCGTGGCGGGCTCGAGGCGTCGAGCGAACGGCTCGATGCGCGCGCCGAAGTTGAATGGACCGACGACCAGACCCGCATCGCCGCGTTCGAAACGCCGACCAAGGGCTTCACCCTAGTCAACGCCTCGCTGACCTGGCGCCCGCTGCCCGAGACGAAGAATCTGTCGCTGACGCTCGCCGCAGACAATATCTTCGACGTCGATGCGCGCAGGCACGCCAGCTTTACCAAGGATTATGTGCCGCTGGCCGGCCGTGACATCCGGATCACGGCCCGGGCGAGCTTCTGATCTCCGCCCGCCCGGCGACGGCCGGGTCCGATCGCCCGGACCCGGCCGCTCTCGATATTCAGGACAGCATGGCCATCCCGCCGTTCACATGCAACGTCTGACCGGTGACATAGCCGGCTTCTTTCGACGCGAGATAGACGACCGCGGCGGCGATATCGCTCCCCTCGCCCATCCGGCCGGCGGGGATGCGCTGGTTGAGCGCTTCCTTCTGGGCGTCGGGCAGATCGTCGGTCATCGCGGTTGCGATGAAGCCCGGCGCCACGCAGTTCGCCGTGACCCCGCGGCTCGCCAGCTCCTGCGCCAGCGCCTTGGTCATTCCGGTGACGCCCGCCTTCGACGCCGCATAATTGGCCTGCCCCGGGTTGCCGGTGGCGCCGACGACGC
Coding sequences within:
- a CDS encoding cysteine synthase A; the encoded protein is MTIAKTSLDLIGNTPLVLLKGPSEATGCEIWGKCEYANPGGSVKDRAALYIVRDAEANGSLRPGGTIVEGTAGNTGIGLALVANALGYRTIIVMPDNQSAEKMATIRALGAELVLVPPAPFANPGHFVHTSRRIAEETDNAIWANQFDNIANRKAHIFGTAEEIWEQMDGRIDGFTCAAGTGGTIAGTGLGLKARDQDIMVALTDPHGAGLYNYYQCGELKPEGSSVAEGIGQNRITANLEGAPIDTQFRISDEEGLAIVRQLLDEEGLCLGLSSGINVAGAMALARKLGPGKRIATILCDSGFRYLSTLYNPEWLASKGLAA
- a CDS encoding TonB-dependent receptor; translation: MRLLSTAGFTLALVLSAPAFAQDTAPQTGDDDYHTDQPIVVTAPYVRSLDILGNVSVMEGEKLAQDIRGQIGDTLASQPGVSSSSFSPGASRPILRGFSGERAAVLVDGLSAIDASSTSADHAVSIDPLTAERIEILRGPSVLLFSSQAVGGAVNVFDRRIPRSVPESPFHLDALASYGTAADDKSAGASIDVPLGERFVVHADGNYRDSNNVRVGGLIYAPELRAHLLDLASDATADGDADEAARLTDAANSRGKVPNSQSRSTSAGVGAAFIDDGGSLGISFGYLEDNYGIPPRADIDEVPTIKARQYRFDLRGEVELGDGLFDKLRFRGAYADYAHTEFDDGEPGTRFTNRGIEFRAELAQNDRGGWRGASGVQYSFRDFAAIGDEAFLPANETTRLAAFTLQELERGPVTLEGALRLEKSQVTANSIGFDRSFTSFSGAGGLSYQLADGLKASFSVSRSERAPSAEELLSDGPHAATLTYERGNPDFDKETSWGGEASLKFNRDGWSAGITGYASWFDNFIYETDTGLIADDLPLFEFRQNKARTWGFEFEGAAPIAQVGGFHIAADATADMTRAKIVDGPYVPRIPPLRIRGGLEASSERLDARAEVEWTDDQTRIAAFETPTKGFTLVNASLTWRPLPETKNLSLTLAADNIFDVDARRHASFTKDYVPLAGRDIRITARASF